In the Alteromonas sp. M12 genome, one interval contains:
- a CDS encoding flavin reductase, whose amino-acid sequence MEPDTHQLSSQSEGISCISPECFRDSMASLAGAVNVVTTSTVSGDVGFTATAVCSVSDSPATLLVCLNRSTSVHSAFVDSPYLAINTLSEGHEQLSNIFGGKATMPDRFAVGKWETLKTGSPVLADAAVSFDCKVTHIQSVATHDVFFCEVVAVKRDETAGALVYYQRGYHHLQD is encoded by the coding sequence GTGGAACCAGATACACATCAGTTATCTTCACAATCTGAAGGGATATCTTGCATTAGCCCCGAGTGTTTTAGAGATAGTATGGCAAGTTTAGCCGGTGCTGTGAACGTAGTAACGACATCTACTGTCAGTGGAGATGTGGGGTTTACCGCAACTGCTGTATGCAGTGTAAGTGATAGCCCGGCGACATTATTAGTATGTTTAAATCGCAGTACATCAGTACATAGTGCATTTGTTGATAGTCCTTACTTAGCAATAAATACACTCTCCGAAGGCCATGAACAACTGTCTAATATATTCGGTGGTAAGGCAACAATGCCAGACCGTTTTGCAGTCGGGAAATGGGAGACACTGAAAACGGGCTCACCTGTGCTCGCTGATGCGGCAGTGAGCTTTGACTGTAAAGTGACTCATATTCAAAGTGTTGCCACACACGATGTCTTCTTCTGTGAAGTGGTAGCCGTTAAACGGGATGAAACGGCTGGGGCGCTGGTGTATTACCAACGCGGGTATCATCATTTACAAGATTAA
- a CDS encoding ATP-binding protein, translated as MTRLFLSLYLFIALSLVALSALLNHVFFNDDAFNQGDAAIVDALTALHQRGGISANDLDKQIFSVSTLNTADMAWNSEELAKLQQKLPVVLFDRQNGTQIYFLTPPSKLIEISLLHNQTSTSKYVLYSGLFFFLLAGLIALWLWPLWKDLLQLKQTATRIGPSGEFPPIDVERTSVVYPIAIALNDLGNRVRELLNTQRELTGAVAHEFRTPLSRLKFAIAAHDYDQSGPWSEMNKDIDELEKLVQEMLSYTSMEVQEPELNISEIPLLTLCKQRIEYLQKSSQPQVSIQFIGSDLTILGDEHFIERVIDNLFNNANRYANSIIRIVVCKHPRGVLLRMEDDGLGVPEIYQKRIFEPFFRPDNSRDRKRGGAGLGLAIIKRIMHWHDGECWVENADLGGAGFCLLFKSAPQIK; from the coding sequence ATGACCCGTTTATTTTTAAGTTTATATCTATTTATTGCGCTATCCCTTGTAGCACTGAGTGCTTTGCTCAATCATGTATTTTTTAATGACGACGCCTTTAATCAAGGAGACGCAGCCATTGTAGATGCATTGACGGCTTTGCATCAACGTGGTGGCATCTCCGCCAATGATTTAGACAAACAAATATTCTCAGTATCAACCTTGAACACCGCTGATATGGCTTGGAATTCTGAAGAACTTGCTAAATTGCAACAGAAATTACCCGTGGTCTTATTCGACCGCCAAAATGGCACTCAAATTTACTTCCTAACACCACCATCTAAACTGATCGAAATTAGCTTGCTACACAATCAAACAAGCACCAGTAAATACGTCTTATACAGCGGTTTATTTTTCTTTTTACTGGCAGGGTTAATTGCACTGTGGTTATGGCCATTATGGAAAGACCTGCTTCAATTGAAACAAACGGCGACTCGGATTGGACCCAGCGGTGAATTTCCACCGATAGATGTTGAACGAACCTCGGTTGTTTACCCAATCGCCATTGCATTAAACGATTTAGGCAATCGAGTGCGCGAACTGTTAAACACACAAAGAGAGTTAACAGGTGCAGTTGCTCACGAATTCAGAACACCATTGTCTCGCCTAAAATTTGCAATCGCGGCCCACGATTATGATCAATCTGGCCCTTGGAGCGAAATGAATAAAGATATTGATGAATTGGAAAAATTAGTGCAAGAAATGTTGAGTTACACCAGCATGGAAGTGCAAGAGCCAGAGTTGAATATATCCGAGATCCCACTTTTAACATTGTGCAAACAACGCATCGAATATTTACAAAAAAGTAGCCAGCCGCAAGTCAGTATTCAATTTATTGGCTCAGATCTTACCATTTTGGGAGACGAACACTTTATTGAACGAGTAATAGACAACCTATTTAATAATGCCAACAGATACGCTAACTCAATCATAAGAATAGTGGTTTGCAAACACCCACGGGGCGTATTGTTGCGCATGGAAGATGACGGATTAGGCGTACCTGAAATCTATCAAAAGCGTATCTTTGAGCCCTTTTTCCGTCCTGATAATAGCCGTGATAGGAAACGTGGAGGAGCCGGTTTAGGCTTAGCAATTATTAAACGGATAATGCATTGGCATGATGGTGAATGCTGGGTTGAAAATGCAGATTTAGGCGGTGCTGGTTTCTGTCTTCTATTTAAATCCGCACCGCAGATCAAATAG